From a region of the Tamandua tetradactyla isolate mTamTet1 chromosome 10, mTamTet1.pri, whole genome shotgun sequence genome:
- the ST3GAL6 gene encoding type 2 lactosamine alpha-2,3-sialyltransferase isoform X3, translating to MNNGPVLGHEEEVGRRTTFRLFYPESVFSDPSQNDPNTTAILTAFKPLDLKWLWGLLTGGKINTNGFWKKPALNLIYKPYQIRILDPFIIRMAAYELLHFPKSFPKNQKPKHPTTGIIAITLAFHICHEVHLAGFKYNFSELKSPLHYYGNATMSLMSKNAYHNVTAEQQFLKDIIEKNFVINLTQD from the exons ATGAATAATGGTCCTGTTTTAGGACATGAAGAGGAAGTTGGGAGAAGGACAACCTTCCGACTTTTTTATCCAGAATCAGTTTTTTCAGATCCCAGTCAAAATGATCCTAATACTACGGCGATTCTCACTGCTTTTAAGCCACTTGATCTAAAATGGCTGTGGGGATTGTTGACGGGTGGCAAAATA AACACTAATGGCTTTTGGAAGAAACCAGCCTTAAACCTGATCTATAAACCTTATCAAATCAGAATATTAGATCCTTTCATTATCAGAATGGCAGCTTACGAACTACTACATTTCCCAAAATCCTTTCCCAAAAATcag aaacCCAAACACCCAACGACAGGAATTATTGCCATCACATTGGCATTTCATATATGTCATGAAGTTCACCTAGCTGGTTTTAAGTACAATTTTTCTGAACTCAAGAGTCCTTTGCACTATTATGGGAATGCCACCATGTCTTTGATGAGTAAG aatgCATATCACAATGTAACTGCAGAGCAGCAGTTTTTGAAGGACATTATAGAAAAAAACTTTGTAATCAACCTGACTCAAGACTGA